In one window of Frigoriglobus tundricola DNA:
- a CDS encoding SMI1/KNR4 family protein: MAKRKKAQPWDAVFDRIRVSRNPAWVCVPLATETDLYAIESQLESRLPQSYREFMKRFGPGELMSWIQLDQFSPSITGFLDVVGHTSDCRKYVEEAGNRFPNAGWFQQLVYFASSGGGDWYCWDPSAQVPPGYECPYLCLRHGHEHNPVAAGNTFWEFVTWADADVRSWRYSEPDESPPNGIEFCPSYLRDKEKPRALDVHLWLACNNHTARDLALSIRDHGRTDAFPILADALQEAGCTNADLLDSCRTGDPDIDGAWVLRVLLRDA; encoded by the coding sequence GTGGCGAAGCGAAAGAAAGCACAACCGTGGGACGCAGTGTTCGACCGCATTCGGGTGAGTCGAAACCCTGCTTGGGTGTGCGTGCCACTTGCGACCGAAACAGACTTGTACGCGATCGAATCGCAGTTGGAGTCGCGTCTGCCACAAAGTTACAGGGAGTTCATGAAGCGATTCGGGCCGGGTGAACTGATGAGTTGGATTCAGTTGGATCAATTCTCGCCGTCGATCACTGGGTTCCTTGATGTCGTGGGTCACACGTCTGATTGTCGAAAGTACGTTGAGGAGGCTGGCAACCGTTTCCCGAACGCCGGCTGGTTTCAACAGCTTGTGTATTTCGCCTCGAGTGGTGGAGGAGATTGGTATTGCTGGGACCCTTCGGCGCAAGTGCCGCCCGGGTACGAGTGCCCTTATCTTTGTTTACGACACGGTCACGAACACAATCCGGTTGCAGCAGGCAATACCTTCTGGGAGTTCGTTACGTGGGCTGATGCCGATGTTCGCTCCTGGCGGTACTCAGAGCCGGATGAGTCACCGCCGAACGGTATCGAGTTCTGCCCCAGCTATTTGCGGGACAAGGAAAAGCCGAGGGCGCTCGACGTGCATCTCTGGCTCGCCTGCAACAACCACACGGCCCGCGATCTGGCCCTCTCGATTCGCGATCACGGCCGCACCGACGCGTTCCCGATCCTGGCCGACGCGCTTCAGGAGGCCGGTTGCACCAACGCGGACCTGCTCGACTCGTGCCGCACCGGCGACCCGGACATCGACGGCGCGTGGGTGCTGCGCGTCCTCCTGCGTGATGCGTGA
- a CDS encoding CocE/NonD family hydrolase, whose protein sequence is MRRVAHLVAFAAVCFLTVPTGRAQDKKAPLFDRTEAMVPMRDGTKLFTTIHVPKDAKEPLPIILMRTPYGIDGRTEKLLQNYFKELAENGYAFALQDIRGRFKSEGAFVMTRPARDPNDPKAVDEASDTSDTIDWLLKTVKNNNGRVGMLGISYPGWLTAVAMLDPHPALKAVSPQASPVDMFLGDDFHHSGAFRLSYGFEYVALMETDKTNHNFKFDTYDTYDWYLKLGGLANVNRKHFKNQLPTWNDFVAHPNYDAFWKTQSLEPRLKKVTVPTLNVAGWYDQEDFRGPLRIYELLEKHDAKDQNFLVIGPWNHGGWGAGKGDRLDRVLFGSDTGAYFRKEVQAPFFAKYLKDKGDAPPEARVFQTGSNKWQTYDAWPPKAAAPRKLYFQPKGKLSFDAPEEPSAAADEYVSDPANPVPYRPRPVRPTYPGPEWPVWMLQDQRFTNGRPDVLTYETDPLTEDLVIAGSMKVKLFGSTSGTDCDWIVRLIDVYPEDYAKPADMGGFQLLIAGEPVRARFRKSLEKPEAVQPGAVEEYTIDLNWGHHRFRKGHKVMVQVSSTWFPVIDRNPQKFVPNIFEAEDADFQKATQRVFRSAKAPSHLVLDVLPVK, encoded by the coding sequence ATGCGCCGAGTCGCACACCTGGTCGCGTTCGCTGCCGTTTGTTTTCTGACCGTGCCGACCGGCCGGGCACAAGACAAGAAAGCCCCGCTGTTCGACCGCACCGAAGCAATGGTCCCGATGCGCGACGGGACCAAGCTGTTCACGACGATTCATGTTCCGAAGGACGCAAAAGAGCCGCTCCCGATCATTCTCATGCGCACGCCATACGGCATCGACGGGCGCACGGAGAAGCTGCTCCAGAACTATTTCAAGGAACTCGCCGAAAACGGCTACGCCTTCGCGCTGCAGGACATTCGCGGGCGGTTCAAGTCGGAAGGCGCGTTCGTGATGACGCGCCCGGCCCGCGATCCCAACGACCCCAAAGCCGTCGACGAGGCGTCCGATACCAGCGACACCATCGACTGGTTGCTGAAGACCGTGAAGAACAACAACGGCCGCGTCGGGATGCTCGGCATCAGCTACCCCGGCTGGCTCACGGCGGTCGCGATGCTCGACCCGCACCCGGCACTCAAGGCCGTGTCCCCACAGGCGTCGCCGGTCGATATGTTCCTCGGCGACGACTTCCACCACAGCGGCGCGTTCCGCCTGAGCTACGGCTTCGAGTACGTCGCGCTCATGGAGACGGACAAGACCAACCACAATTTTAAGTTCGACACGTACGACACCTACGACTGGTACCTGAAGCTGGGCGGGCTCGCGAACGTGAACCGCAAGCACTTCAAGAACCAGTTGCCGACGTGGAACGACTTCGTAGCCCACCCGAACTACGACGCGTTCTGGAAAACACAATCGCTCGAACCGCGACTGAAGAAGGTGACCGTGCCGACGCTCAACGTCGCTGGCTGGTACGACCAGGAGGACTTCCGCGGCCCCCTGCGCATCTACGAGCTGCTGGAAAAACACGACGCGAAGGATCAGAACTTCCTGGTCATCGGCCCCTGGAACCACGGCGGCTGGGGCGCGGGTAAAGGCGACCGCCTCGATCGCGTGTTGTTCGGGTCCGACACCGGCGCGTACTTCCGCAAGGAAGTGCAGGCGCCGTTCTTCGCGAAATATCTGAAGGACAAGGGCGACGCGCCGCCGGAAGCCCGCGTGTTCCAGACCGGGTCGAACAAGTGGCAGACCTACGACGCCTGGCCGCCGAAGGCGGCCGCGCCGCGGAAGCTGTACTTCCAACCCAAGGGTAAGCTGAGCTTCGATGCACCCGAGGAACCAAGCGCTGCGGCAGACGAATACGTGTCCGATCCGGCGAACCCGGTGCCGTACCGTCCCCGTCCTGTGCGGCCGACGTACCCCGGCCCGGAGTGGCCGGTGTGGATGTTGCAAGACCAGCGGTTCACGAACGGGCGGCCGGACGTTCTCACCTACGAAACCGATCCCCTCACGGAAGATCTCGTGATCGCCGGTTCGATGAAGGTGAAGCTATTCGGCTCGACGTCCGGGACCGATTGCGACTGGATCGTCAGACTCATCGACGTGTACCCCGAGGATTACGCGAAGCCCGCGGACATGGGCGGGTTTCAGCTCCTCATCGCGGGTGAGCCGGTCCGGGCGCGGTTCCGCAAGAGCCTGGAAAAACCCGAGGCGGTGCAACCCGGCGCGGTGGAGGAGTACACGATCGATCTGAACTGGGGGCACCACCGGTTCCGCAAGGGGCACAAGGTGATGGTGCAGGTGAGCAGCACGTGGTTCCCGGTCATCGACCGGAACCCGCAGAAGTTCGTGCCGAACATCTTCGAGGCCGAGGACGCCGACTTCCAGAAGGCGACGCAGCGCGTGTTCCGATCGGCAAAAGCGCCATCCCACCTCGTACTCGACGTGCTTCCGGTGAAGTGA
- a CDS encoding tetratricopeptide repeat protein: MAFADDLFQQAVTAHQTGDLDAAEHGYRQLLSHVPDHVSGLTNLASIIARRGDTQEAEALYLQAITAAPAHADAHFNLGNLYRRLGRVRDAASRYEEVLRITPNSPAALVNLGLAVGHSGEWPRAVDCFARAATIAPHLPDPLHYLADALARCGRRAEAVAALRESVSRFPDAPRGYQNLGIQLAASGETEDAVTAFERALALNPDYAEAHNALGVVQETVGRTDDAQAGYRQAIRLRPDFADAWMNLGTSLGEQGHAAEAIEALRRALTLAPNPLAGSALLLNLMCSAHLTAEQLKAEHVAWADAYANPLVPATVPPKRPPGAKGRTRVGYVMGDFRSRPAVAFLEALLTHHDRTRFHITVYASPVKPDEQLDALRRLADTWKPVAHLTDDRLAGTVRADEIDILVDLNGHGPGNRLLAFARKPAATQISLFGYPATTGLRTMDYRVTDAVTDPPGSAEELYVEKLLRLPDLGWLYVPPKAPEPNPLPAARNREFRFGCLNHPGKVSDASVETWAAILNAVPNARLVLLAGQSVTSAGALAERFTRHGVASDQIELINRLTATDYIGTYHRFDMALDPFPFGGAVTACDALWMGVPVLTAACRDARGRQGLAVLNALGLPEFVADSPDQLVTLAATWADQRDSLADLRATLREMMMQSPVTAAASYVKQLEAAYMSV; this comes from the coding sequence GTGGCTTTCGCGGATGACCTGTTCCAACAAGCCGTGACCGCGCACCAGACCGGCGACCTCGACGCCGCGGAACACGGCTATCGCCAACTCTTGTCGCACGTCCCCGACCACGTATCGGGCCTCACCAACCTCGCCTCAATCATCGCCCGCCGGGGCGACACGCAGGAAGCCGAAGCGCTGTACCTCCAGGCGATTACCGCCGCGCCCGCACACGCCGACGCGCACTTCAACCTCGGGAACCTCTACCGCCGCCTCGGCCGCGTGCGCGATGCCGCGAGCCGGTACGAGGAAGTCCTTCGCATCACCCCGAACTCACCGGCCGCGCTGGTGAACCTCGGCCTGGCCGTGGGCCATAGCGGCGAGTGGCCCCGGGCGGTGGATTGCTTCGCCCGAGCGGCCACCATCGCCCCGCACCTGCCGGACCCGCTCCACTACCTCGCGGACGCGCTCGCCCGCTGCGGCCGCCGTGCGGAAGCCGTCGCGGCCCTCCGGGAATCCGTCTCCCGCTTCCCGGACGCGCCACGCGGGTACCAGAACCTCGGCATCCAGCTCGCCGCGTCCGGAGAGACCGAAGACGCGGTCACCGCGTTCGAACGGGCACTGGCGCTGAACCCCGACTACGCCGAAGCGCACAACGCGCTCGGCGTGGTTCAGGAAACCGTCGGGCGCACGGACGACGCTCAAGCGGGGTACCGGCAGGCGATCCGGCTCCGCCCCGATTTTGCCGACGCCTGGATGAACCTCGGAACGAGCCTCGGGGAACAGGGGCACGCCGCGGAGGCCATCGAGGCGCTCCGGCGGGCGCTCACACTCGCCCCGAACCCGCTCGCCGGCAGCGCCCTGCTCCTCAACCTGATGTGCTCGGCGCACCTCACGGCCGAGCAACTGAAGGCCGAACACGTCGCCTGGGCGGACGCCTACGCCAACCCGCTCGTGCCCGCGACCGTGCCACCGAAGCGCCCGCCCGGCGCGAAGGGCCGCACCCGCGTCGGCTACGTGATGGGCGATTTCCGGTCGCGGCCCGCGGTCGCGTTCCTGGAAGCGCTGCTCACCCACCACGACCGCACCCGCTTCCACATCACCGTTTACGCCAGCCCGGTGAAACCGGACGAGCAGCTCGACGCCCTCCGCCGGCTCGCGGACACCTGGAAGCCGGTCGCGCACCTCACCGATGACCGGTTGGCCGGAACGGTCCGCGCCGACGAGATCGACATACTCGTGGACCTGAACGGCCACGGCCCCGGAAACCGCCTGTTGGCGTTCGCGCGCAAGCCGGCCGCCACGCAGATCAGCCTGTTCGGCTATCCCGCGACCACCGGGCTACGGACGATGGACTATCGCGTCACCGACGCCGTGACCGATCCGCCCGGTTCGGCCGAAGAACTGTACGTCGAGAAGTTGCTCCGGCTGCCGGACCTCGGCTGGTTGTACGTCCCGCCGAAGGCGCCCGAGCCCAACCCGCTGCCCGCGGCCCGGAACCGTGAGTTCCGGTTCGGCTGTCTGAACCACCCCGGCAAGGTGTCGGACGCCAGCGTGGAGACGTGGGCGGCGATCCTGAACGCGGTCCCGAACGCGCGACTGGTGCTGCTCGCGGGGCAGTCGGTCACGTCGGCCGGGGCGCTAGCGGAGCGGTTCACGCGGCACGGGGTCGCCTCGGATCAGATCGAACTCATTAACCGGCTGACGGCGACCGACTACATCGGGACGTACCACCGGTTCGATATGGCGCTGGACCCGTTCCCGTTCGGCGGGGCGGTGACGGCGTGCGACGCCCTGTGGATGGGCGTGCCGGTGCTGACGGCCGCGTGCCGCGACGCGCGCGGGCGACAGGGGCTGGCCGTTCTGAACGCGCTCGGGCTGCCGGAGTTCGTGGCCGACTCGCCGGACCAACTCGTGACCCTGGCCGCAACGTGGGCCGACCAGCGCGACTCGCTGGCCGATCTCCGCGCCACGCTCCGGGAGATGATGATGCAGTCGCCGGTCACGGCTGCCGCGAGTTACGTGAAGCAGTTGGAAGCGGCCTACATGAGCGTGTAA
- the rpsR gene encoding 30S ribosomal protein S18: MKRKQLGKSRKGRCRFCTKEGCPRPAFVDFKDVTNLKKMITSQGKLFSRKRSGLCAAFQREVGTAVKRARFMGLLPYVGE; the protein is encoded by the coding sequence ATGAAGCGGAAGCAGTTGGGGAAGTCTCGGAAGGGCCGTTGCCGGTTCTGCACCAAGGAGGGCTGCCCGCGGCCGGCGTTCGTCGATTTCAAAGACGTGACGAACCTCAAGAAGATGATCACCAGCCAGGGCAAGCTATTCAGCCGCAAGCGCAGCGGGCTGTGCGCCGCGTTCCAGCGCGAGGTAGGAACGGCCGTCAAGCGCGCCCGGTTCATGGGCCTGCTGCCCTACGTCGGCGAGTGA